A stretch of Campylobacter volucris DNA encodes these proteins:
- a CDS encoding F0F1 ATP synthase subunit B, whose protein sequence is MTKILLLILPLYVFGAGNGSGDYDILPRTINFILFAAILYYFIATPLKNFYNDRIHKISSKMNEIQEKLIASKNLKLEMMKKLDLAKQESANALTLAKKEAEILVGKIEAETKAEIEVLEKLFQEHKEYEMRKMEKSVVSSVLDEIFKDEKLHLQQKEILNIMMKKVS, encoded by the coding sequence ATGACAAAAATTTTATTGCTTATTCTTCCTTTGTATGTTTTTGGTGCTGGAAATGGAAGTGGAGATTATGATATTTTACCAAGAACGATAAATTTTATTTTATTTGCGGCTATATTGTATTATTTTATTGCTACTCCTTTGAAAAATTTCTATAATGATAGAATTCATAAAATTTCTTCTAAAATGAATGAAATTCAAGAAAAGCTTATTGCAAGTAAAAATTTAAAATTAGAAATGATGAAAAAATTAGATTTAGCTAAACAAGAATCTGCTAATGCGCTTACATTAGCGAAAAAAGAAGCAGAGATATTGGTTGGAAAAATTGAAGCAGAAACGAAAGCAGAAATTGAAGTTTTGGAAAAATTATTTCAAGAGCATAAAGAATATGAAATGAGAAAAATGGAAAAAAGTGTTGTGAGTTCAGTTTTGGATGAAATTTTCAAGGATGAAAAATTACACTTACAACAAAAAGAAATTCTTAACATTATGATGAAAAAGGTATCTTAA
- a CDS encoding F0F1 ATP synthase subunit delta, with protein MDNTIAKTYAKAILDRGNFEDFYSNLLDLASAFGVSKFVDILNSYDIKQEQKLEFLLSLLDNPSQEFKNFITLIVINSRENLIPSIVKELSEQKALKENTFLGYIYSKEILAEDEIKNLEDKLSQRFNAKIRLESKIGINDGVKISLESLGYEISFSMQNLKAKMNEYILKAI; from the coding sequence ATGGATAATACTATAGCAAAAACCTATGCTAAAGCTATTTTAGATAGAGGTAATTTTGAAGATTTTTATTCTAATTTATTAGATCTTGCCTCTGCTTTTGGGGTGTCAAAATTTGTTGATATTTTAAATTCTTATGATATAAAACAAGAACAAAAATTAGAATTTTTACTTTCTTTGTTGGATAATCCTAGCCAAGAATTTAAAAATTTTATCACATTAATTGTGATCAATTCTAGAGAAAATTTAATTCCTAGTATAGTAAAAGAATTAAGCGAACAAAAGGCTTTGAAAGAAAATACATTTTTAGGTTATATTTATTCTAAAGAAATTTTGGCTGAAGATGAGATTAAAAATTTAGAAGATAAATTAAGCCAAAGATTTAATGCAAAGATTAGATTAGAAAGTAAAATAGGGATTAATGATGGTGTAAAGATTAGCTTAGAAAGCTTGGGTTATGAGATTTCATTCTCAATGCAAAATTTAAAAGCTAAAATGAACGAATATATATTAAAAGCAATTTAA
- the atpA gene encoding F0F1 ATP synthase subunit alpha: protein MKFKADEISSIIKERIEKFDFNLEIEETGKIISVADGVAKVYGLKNAMAGEMVEFENGEKGMVLNLEESSVDIVILGKGLGLKEGSSVKRLKKLLKVPVGDALIGRVVNALGEPIDAKGVIEASEYRFVEEKAKGIMARKSVHEPLQTGIKAIDALVPIGRGQRELIIGDRQTGKTTVAIDTIISQKGKDVICIYVAIGQKQSTVAQVVKKLEEYGAMEYSIVVNAGASDPAPLQYLAPYTGVTMGEYFRDNSRHALIVYDDLSKHAVAYREMSLILRRPPGREAYPGDVFYLHSRLLERASKLSDELGAGSLTALPIIETQAGDVSAYIPTNVISITDGQIFLETDLFNSGIRPAINVGLSVSRVGGAAQIKAIKQVSGTLRLDLAQYRELQAFAQFASDLDEASRKQLERGQRMVEVLKQPPYSPLSAENQVVIIYAGTKGYLDDVAVSKIGEFEAALYPFIEAKYPEIFEQIRTKKALDKDLEEKLAKALSEFKANHI, encoded by the coding sequence ATGAAATTTAAAGCAGATGAAATTAGTTCTATTATCAAAGAAAGAATAGAAAAATTTGACTTTAATTTAGAGATAGAAGAAACTGGTAAAATTATTTCGGTAGCAGATGGCGTTGCTAAGGTTTATGGTCTTAAAAATGCTATGGCTGGAGAAATGGTTGAATTTGAAAACGGCGAAAAAGGTATGGTTTTAAATCTTGAAGAATCAAGCGTGGATATTGTTATCTTAGGAAAAGGTTTAGGACTTAAAGAAGGTAGTTCAGTTAAAAGACTTAAAAAGCTTTTAAAAGTACCTGTTGGTGATGCTTTAATTGGTCGTGTTGTAAATGCTTTAGGTGAGCCAATTGATGCAAAAGGTGTTATTGAGGCTAGTGAATATCGTTTTGTAGAAGAAAAAGCAAAAGGTATTATGGCTAGAAAAAGTGTTCACGAGCCGTTGCAAACTGGTATTAAAGCCATTGATGCTTTGGTGCCAATTGGAAGAGGTCAAAGAGAGTTAATCATAGGCGATAGACAAACTGGTAAAACAACAGTTGCTATTGATACAATCATTAGTCAAAAAGGTAAAGATGTTATTTGTATTTATGTGGCAATAGGTCAAAAACAAAGCACTGTTGCTCAAGTTGTTAAAAAACTTGAAGAATATGGTGCTATGGAATATAGTATAGTAGTAAATGCTGGTGCATCTGATCCTGCGCCGTTGCAATATCTTGCTCCATATACTGGTGTAACTATGGGGGAATATTTTAGAGATAATTCAAGACATGCATTAATTGTTTATGATGATTTGAGCAAACATGCTGTAGCATATCGTGAAATGTCTTTAATTTTACGCCGTCCTCCAGGTCGTGAAGCATATCCAGGTGATGTTTTTTATCTTCACTCAAGATTATTAGAAAGAGCTAGTAAATTAAGTGATGAATTGGGTGCAGGAAGCTTAACAGCACTACCTATTATAGAAACTCAAGCAGGAGATGTTTCAGCTTACATTCCTACAAATGTTATCTCCATTACTGATGGTCAAATTTTCTTAGAAACTGATTTGTTTAATTCAGGTATTCGTCCAGCTATTAATGTGGGCTTATCTGTATCTCGTGTTGGAGGTGCAGCTCAAATTAAAGCTATCAAGCAAGTTTCTGGTACATTAAGACTTGATTTGGCTCAATATAGAGAATTGCAAGCTTTTGCACAGTTTGCAAGTGATTTAGATGAAGCAAGTAGAAAACAACTTGAGCGTGGCCAAAGAATGGTTGAAGTTTTAAAACAACCACCATATTCACCACTTTCTGCAGAAAATCAAGTAGTGATAATTTATGCTGGTACTAAAGGTTATTTAGATGATGTAGCAGTTTCAAAGATTGGAGAATTTGAAGCAGCATTGTATCCGTTTATTGAAGCTAAATATCCAGAAATATTTGAGCAAATTAGAACTAAAAAAGCTTTAGATAAAGATTTAGAAGAAAAATTGGCTAAAGCATTGAGCGAGTTTAAAGCAAATCATATATAA
- the atpG gene encoding ATP synthase F1 subunit gamma, whose translation MSNLKEIKRKIKSVHNTQKTTNAMKLVSTAKLRKAEEAAKKSKVFAQKIDEVLSEIAFKMNQYQGLDDKLPFFRKKDNIEKMDIIFVTADKGLCGGFNIKTIKAVNEMLEECKIKKIKVRLRAIGKTGIEYFNFQNIEILEKYLDTSSSPDYDKACAIIHSAVEDFIQGLSDKVVIIHNGYKNMISQELRVNELLPVAAIATKEEEKSDSLLDLEPEDGEILNDLLKTYFEYNMYFALVDSLAAEHSARMQAMDNATNNAKARVKQLNLAYNKARQESITTELIEIISGVESMK comes from the coding sequence ATGTCTAATTTAAAAGAAATAAAAAGAAAAATCAAGAGCGTTCATAACACTCAAAAAACTACCAATGCGATGAAGCTTGTTTCTACTGCCAAGCTTAGAAAGGCAGAAGAAGCAGCTAAAAAGTCAAAGGTATTTGCTCAAAAAATTGATGAAGTTTTATCTGAAATAGCTTTTAAAATGAATCAATATCAAGGTCTTGATGATAAACTTCCATTTTTTAGAAAAAAAGATAATATAGAAAAAATGGATATTATATTTGTAACTGCTGATAAAGGTCTTTGTGGTGGATTTAATATAAAAACCATTAAAGCAGTTAATGAGATGCTTGAAGAATGTAAGATTAAAAAAATAAAAGTAAGACTAAGAGCTATTGGAAAAACAGGTATAGAATATTTTAATTTTCAAAATATAGAAATTTTAGAAAAATATTTAGATACAAGTTCTAGTCCAGATTATGATAAAGCATGTGCTATTATTCATAGTGCTGTTGAAGATTTTATACAAGGTTTGAGCGATAAGGTGGTGATTATCCACAATGGCTATAAAAATATGATTTCTCAAGAACTTCGAGTAAATGAATTATTACCAGTTGCGGCTATTGCAACTAAAGAAGAAGAAAAATCAGATTCATTGCTTGATTTAGAGCCAGAAGATGGTGAGATTTTAAATGATTTATTAAAAACATATTTTGAATATAATATGTATTTTGCTTTAGTAGATTCTTTAGCTGCTGAACATAGTGCAAGAATGCAAGCAATGGACAATGCTACTAATAATGCAAAAGCTAGGGTAAAACAGCTTAATTTAGCTTATAATAAAGCTAGACAAGAATCTATTACCACTGAACTGATAGAAATTATCAGCGGTGTTGAGTCAATGAAATAA
- the atpD gene encoding F0F1 ATP synthase subunit beta, with amino-acid sequence MQGFISQVLGPVVDVEFKDYLPQINEAIVVNYELEGKECKLILEVAAHLGDNKVRTIAMDMTDGLVRGLSAQATGSPISVPVGEKVLGRIFNVTGDLIDEGEAVNFDKHWSIHRDPPPFEEQSTKSEIFETGIKVVDLLAPYAKGGKVGLFGGAGVGKTVIIMELIHNVAFKHSGYSVFAGVGERTREGNDLYNEMKESNVLDKVALCYGQMNEPPGARNRIALTGLTMAEYFRDEMGLDVLMFIDNIFRFSQSGSEMSALLGRIPSAVGYQPTLASEMGKFQERITSTKKGSITSVQAVYVPADDLTDPAPATVFAHLDATTVLNRSIAEKGIYPAVDPLDSTSRMLDPQIIGEEHYKVARGVQSVLQKYKDLQDIIAILGMDELSEEDKLIVERARKIEKFLSQPFFVAEVFTGSPGKYITLEDTIAGFKGILEGKYDDLPENAFYMVGNIDEVIAKAETLKEVSRKDVCLDNCKVDKAKKG; translated from the coding sequence ATGCAAGGTTTTATTTCTCAGGTTTTAGGACCAGTTGTTGATGTAGAATTTAAAGACTATTTGCCTCAAATTAACGAGGCTATCGTTGTAAATTATGAGTTAGAAGGAAAAGAGTGCAAGTTAATTCTTGAAGTAGCTGCACATTTAGGTGATAACAAAGTAAGAACTATTGCTATGGATATGACAGATGGCTTGGTAAGAGGATTATCAGCACAAGCTACAGGAAGTCCAATCAGTGTTCCAGTTGGAGAAAAAGTTTTAGGTAGAATTTTTAATGTTACAGGTGATTTAATAGATGAGGGCGAAGCTGTAAATTTTGACAAACATTGGTCAATTCATAGAGATCCTCCTCCATTTGAAGAGCAAAGCACAAAAAGTGAAATTTTTGAAACAGGTATTAAGGTTGTGGATTTATTAGCACCTTATGCTAAGGGTGGTAAAGTAGGTTTGTTTGGTGGTGCAGGTGTTGGTAAAACTGTTATCATAATGGAATTAATACACAATGTTGCTTTTAAACATAGTGGATATTCTGTATTTGCAGGAGTTGGTGAAAGAACTCGTGAAGGAAATGACCTTTATAATGAAATGAAAGAAAGTAATGTTTTAGATAAAGTTGCTTTATGTTATGGACAAATGAATGAACCACCAGGGGCTAGAAATCGTATAGCTTTAACAGGTTTGACTATGGCTGAATATTTTAGAGATGAGATGGGTCTTGATGTATTGATGTTTATAGACAATATATTTAGATTTTCTCAATCAGGTTCAGAAATGTCAGCGCTTTTAGGTAGAATTCCTTCAGCTGTTGGTTATCAACCAACTTTAGCTAGTGAAATGGGTAAATTCCAAGAAAGAATTACTTCTACAAAAAAAGGTTCTATAACTTCAGTTCAAGCAGTTTATGTTCCAGCAGATGACTTAACAGATCCTGCTCCTGCTACTGTTTTTGCGCATTTAGATGCTACAACTGTTTTAAATAGATCTATAGCTGAAAAAGGTATTTATCCTGCTGTTGATCCACTTGATTCTACTTCAAGAATGCTTGATCCTCAAATCATAGGAGAAGAACATTACAAAGTAGCACGCGGTGTTCAATCAGTGCTTCAAAAATATAAAGATTTACAAGATATTATAGCTATTTTAGGTATGGATGAACTAAGCGAAGAAGATAAATTAATAGTTGAAAGAGCTAGAAAAATAGAAAAATTCTTATCTCAACCATTCTTTGTTGCTGAAGTATTTACGGGAAGTCCAGGTAAATATATCACTTTAGAAGATACAATAGCAGGATTTAAAGGTATTTTGGAAGGTAAATATGATGATTTACCAGAAAATGCATTCTATATGGTTGGAAATATAGATGAAGTTATAGCAAAGGCTGAAACTTTAAAAGAAGTTAGCAGAAAAGATGTTTGCTTGGATAATTGCAAAGTAGATAAGGCTAAAAAAGGTTAA
- the atpC gene encoding ATP synthase F1 subunit epsilon: MKDLISLEIVTPVGVIYKDEVKLVVLPGSEGEFGVLKGHASLISSLKAGVIDVETANSTHELIAIDSGHVKVSETKVSVLAKGAVWVGGNSDSEIAKKLNEAKELIKSMSSDNAALASTFAKMDNNVRQK, encoded by the coding sequence ATGAAAGATTTAATATCTTTAGAAATAGTTACTCCTGTTGGAGTAATTTATAAAGATGAAGTAAAGCTCGTTGTTTTGCCAGGAAGTGAAGGAGAATTTGGAGTATTAAAAGGACATGCTTCTTTGATATCATCTTTAAAAGCAGGTGTTATAGATGTTGAAACGGCAAATTCTACCCATGAATTAATCGCGATTGATTCAGGACATGTTAAAGTTTCTGAAACAAAAGTAAGTGTTCTTGCTAAAGGTGCTGTTTGGGTTGGTGGAAACAGCGATAGCGAAATAGCAAAAAAACTTAATGAAGCAAAAGAGCTCATTAAATCAATGAGTAGTGATAATGCAGCTTTAGCTTCTACTTTTGCTAAAATGGACAATAATGTAAGGCAAAAATAG
- a CDS encoding MotA/TolQ/ExbB proton channel family protein, producing the protein MDFQAIFHFFGNTSLITYIVLAWLSVYFILSFTILFSRLMTINNWMQNESQALEALMRGEKDLSQSASILKKCIEIDEAKMNIYKNSLEKKATIGLTWLSIIASTSPFIGLFGTVISILETFGGLEVQNSLSVIAPKISEALVATGCGILVAIPAYSFHLIIKRKAYELINILDSEIKLLVSTKA; encoded by the coding sequence GTGGATTTTCAAGCAATTTTTCATTTTTTTGGAAACACAAGCTTAATTACTTATATAGTATTAGCTTGGCTTTCTGTGTATTTTATACTTAGTTTTACCATTTTGTTTTCAAGATTAATGACTATAAATAATTGGATGCAAAATGAATCTCAAGCACTTGAAGCTTTGATGAGAGGCGAAAAAGATTTAAGTCAAAGCGCTTCTATTTTGAAAAAATGCATTGAAATAGATGAAGCTAAGATGAATATTTATAAAAATTCTTTAGAAAAAAAAGCTACTATAGGTCTAACATGGCTTAGTATCATAGCTTCTACATCTCCTTTTATAGGTCTTTTTGGAACAGTCATTTCTATACTTGAGACTTTTGGAGGATTAGAAGTTCAAAATTCTTTAAGTGTTATTGCGCCAAAAATTAGTGAAGCTTTAGTGGCAACTGGGTGTGGAATTTTAGTGGCTATTCCTGCTTATAGTTTTCATTTGATAATTAAGCGTAAAGCCTATGAGTTGATAAATATATTAGATAGTGAGATTAAGTTATTAGTTAGCACAAAGGCTTAA
- a CDS encoding ExbD/TolR family protein, with protein MKFLEEKPELNITPLVDIMLVLLAILMVTAPSMTYEEKVQLPQGSQKNSSAPNLKSLIITINAKKEIFVGKNKFDFLSFADNMNALKVQYNTNETVFIRADKNLKYDDVMSVLRTMKHIGFHKVALQTE; from the coding sequence GTGAAATTTTTAGAAGAAAAACCTGAATTAAATATCACTCCTTTGGTGGATATTATGCTTGTTTTGCTTGCTATACTTATGGTTACTGCGCCAAGTATGACTTATGAGGAAAAAGTTCAACTTCCTCAAGGTTCTCAAAAAAATTCTAGTGCTCCAAATTTAAAAAGTTTAATTATCACCATAAATGCTAAAAAAGAAATTTTTGTCGGTAAAAATAAATTTGATTTTTTGAGTTTTGCTGATAATATGAATGCTTTAAAAGTTCAGTATAACACTAATGAAACAGTATTTATAAGAGCAGATAAGAATTTAAAATATGATGATGTTATGAGTGTTTTAAGAACTATGAAACATATAGGTTTTCATAAAGTTGCACTACAAACTGAGTAA
- a CDS encoding Tol-Pal system subunit TolA, whose protein sequence is MQEHSEYTARSLIYAILIYFSVIFLVFFKVVQYKPQALEYTDDPNSFINIELGDNVNTNPLSTPQEAQKESLQDLFEKNIVQKYTTNKNVKTQDVEQQASKFNELFGDLEDYQEEKTTKVQSSMPSKQPIFSQREQISDFSKQLNESLQTNQELGQSLIEQKVGIYDQFLGAVRKYLEERWRVYNPSGNLSIDVEFIIDNNGYFHLVNSSKSFSENFDTKAQEFLKNLEGKYITLPPNGKIRQIKMKLSDVIEFNTEK, encoded by the coding sequence ATGCAAGAGCATTCTGAATACACTGCTAGATCTTTAATTTATGCTATTTTGATTTATTTTAGTGTTATTTTTTTGGTATTTTTTAAAGTAGTACAATACAAACCACAAGCTTTAGAATATACTGATGATCCAAATAGTTTTATCAATATAGAATTAGGAGATAATGTTAATACAAATCCCTTATCAACGCCACAAGAAGCACAAAAAGAATCTTTACAAGATCTTTTTGAAAAAAATATAGTTCAAAAATATACTACTAATAAAAATGTTAAAACTCAAGATGTAGAACAACAAGCAAGTAAATTTAATGAATTATTTGGAGATTTAGAAGATTATCAAGAAGAAAAAACAACTAAAGTTCAATCTTCAATGCCTTCTAAGCAACCTATATTTTCTCAAAGAGAGCAAATTTCAGATTTTTCTAAACAACTTAATGAAAGCTTGCAAACTAATCAAGAATTAGGTCAATCTTTAATAGAACAAAAAGTTGGAATTTATGATCAGTTTTTAGGAGCTGTTAGAAAATATCTTGAAGAAAGATGGAGGGTGTATAATCCAAGTGGGAATTTAAGCATAGATGTTGAATTTATTATCGATAATAATGGATATTTTCATTTAGTTAATTCCTCTAAATCATTTAGCGAAAATTTTGACACAAAAGCACAAGAATTTTTAAAAAATTTAGAAGGAAAATACATAACTTTACCTCCAAATGGTAAAATACGACAAATTAAAATGAAACTTAGTGATGTAATTGAATTTAATACGGAGAAATAA
- the tolB gene encoding Tol-Pal system protein TolB — translation MKKILVFLFFCSILFGEDATISVINKGMQLPKIYIKDQSNLTDLDLKKSFYNMLVNDIKVSANFELVEEEAKGDYVFSYTLNKNGKLLDIDVEVLAGKESKARFYEQILSIEEYPFLAHKSITQMNKKLGFSPVDWMDHKILIARTQGSKQSDILLADYTLTYQKVLISKGLNLFPKWANKEQDAFYFTAYDDEIPTLYKYNMKNKSTTKIIASKGMMVASDVSDDGKKLLLTMAPKDQPDVYLYDTNTKNYQQITNYSGIDVNGNFVDGDQKIVFVSDRLGYPNIFMQDLGTNITEQVVFHGKNNSSVSTYKNYIVYSSREVNQSGVFNLYLMSTQSDYIRQLTANGKNLFPRFSSDGESIVFIKYLGSQSALGVIRIKANKAFHYGLKVGKIQSIDW, via the coding sequence ATGAAAAAGATATTAGTTTTTTTATTTTTTTGCAGCATTTTATTTGGAGAAGATGCAACCATATCTGTTATAAATAAAGGTATGCAATTACCAAAAATTTATATTAAAGATCAGTCTAATTTAACAGATTTAGATCTTAAAAAAAGTTTTTACAATATGCTTGTAAATGATATTAAGGTGAGTGCAAATTTTGAATTAGTCGAAGAAGAAGCTAAGGGAGATTATGTATTTTCCTACACTTTAAATAAAAATGGAAAGCTTTTAGATATTGATGTTGAAGTTTTAGCTGGAAAAGAAAGTAAAGCAAGATTTTATGAGCAAATTTTATCAATAGAAGAATATCCATTCTTAGCACATAAGAGTATTACTCAAATGAATAAAAAATTAGGTTTTTCTCCTGTTGATTGGATGGATCATAAAATTTTAATAGCAAGAACTCAAGGTAGCAAACAAAGCGATATTTTACTTGCAGATTATACATTGACTTATCAAAAGGTTTTGATCTCTAAAGGCTTAAATTTATTTCCTAAATGGGCAAATAAAGAGCAAGATGCATTTTATTTTACTGCATATGATGATGAAATTCCAACTTTGTATAAATATAATATGAAAAATAAAAGCACTACAAAAATCATAGCAAGTAAAGGTATGATGGTGGCTTCTGATGTAAGCGATGATGGTAAAAAACTTCTTCTTACTATGGCTCCAAAAGATCAACCCGATGTATATTTATATGACACAAATACAAAAAATTATCAGCAAATTACAAATTATTCTGGCATAGATGTGAATGGAAATTTTGTTGATGGAGATCAAAAAATAGTATTTGTATCTGATCGTTTGGGCTATCCAAATATCTTTATGCAAGATTTAGGGACAAATATTACAGAGCAAGTTGTATTTCATGGGAAAAATAATTCTTCAGTTTCTACTTATAAAAATTATATAGTTTATTCTAGTAGAGAAGTAAATCAAAGTGGAGTTTTTAATCTTTATTTAATGTCAACTCAAAGTGATTACATACGCCAACTCACAGCAAATGGAAAAAATTTATTTCCTAGATTTTCAAGTGATGGTGAAAGTATAGTTTTTATAAAGTATTTGGGTTCTCAAAGTGCTTTAGGTGTGATAAGAATTAAAGCTAATAAAGCTTTTCATTATGGATTAAAAGTTGGCAAAATTCAATCAATTGATTGGTAA
- the pal gene encoding peptidoglycan-associated lipoprotein Pal, whose product MKKIIFASITAFAVIVSGCATKNTTVSSSSSVDGSKGSGGSDRFENLESLNSVSSVYFDFDKFNVRSDMQKVVANNAKIFNGEAANSAIVVEGNCDEWGTDEYNQALGLKRAKAVKESLVAQGVNADRISVKSYGETNPVCTERTKACDAQNRRAEFKIAK is encoded by the coding sequence ATGAAAAAAATCATTTTTGCTTCAATCACTGCTTTTGCTGTAATTGTAAGTGGATGTGCTACAAAAAATACAACTGTAAGCAGTTCTAGTAGTGTAGATGGTTCTAAGGGAAGCGGCGGATCGGATAGATTTGAAAATTTAGAGTCTTTAAATTCTGTTTCTAGTGTTTATTTTGATTTTGACAAATTTAATGTTAGAAGTGATATGCAAAAAGTTGTAGCAAATAATGCTAAAATTTTTAATGGTGAGGCTGCAAATTCTGCTATCGTTGTTGAAGGAAACTGCGATGAGTGGGGTACTGATGAGTATAATCAAGCTCTTGGATTAAAAAGAGCAAAAGCTGTAAAAGAATCTTTAGTAGCTCAAGGTGTTAATGCTGATAGAATTAGTGTTAAAAGCTACGGAGAAACTAATCCTGTATGCACTGAAAGAACAAAAGCTTGCGATGCTCAAAATCGTCGTGCTGAATTTAAAATAGCAAAATAA
- a CDS encoding Tol-Pal system protein YbgF: MKFKLFSVALLGATFLHAEISAFDAGKVDSKTPYGLTQNEKLQYENQERLRALNEYYTNLTNKLNTAVENIEGLQSVTEGLNAQYSKANTRLLSLEESHQNLDSNVTQEIQNLRAYIEESRKIQEKNYQEIQKILSEMTAVVNKINADYVSQSDMNQSIMFFQSEISKVQQDNKTSLKPLIINDNNKTQINQELNTTDDNATQEVVKIKDDSWKKLQSNEILKKAIDEVNKNQFDDAKEKFEHLISIHYKPARSTFWLGEIQYKQQDYAGALGFYKKSSAISTKGDYVPKLLYHTAISLDKVGDTKSANKFYKALKTAYPDSPEAKASPDRK, from the coding sequence ATGAAATTTAAATTATTTTCAGTAGCTCTTTTAGGAGCTACTTTTTTACATGCTGAAATTTCAGCTTTTGATGCAGGAAAAGTAGATAGCAAAACACCTTATGGCTTAACTCAAAATGAAAAACTTCAATATGAAAACCAAGAACGCTTAAGAGCATTAAATGAGTATTATACAAATTTAACCAACAAACTTAACACAGCAGTGGAAAATATAGAAGGCTTGCAAAGTGTTACCGAAGGCTTAAATGCTCAGTATTCTAAAGCAAATACTAGATTGCTTTCTTTAGAAGAAAGTCATCAAAATTTAGATTCTAATGTCACTCAAGAGATACAAAATTTAAGAGCTTATATAGAAGAAAGCAGAAAAATTCAAGAAAAAAATTATCAAGAAATTCAAAAAATTTTAAGCGAAATGACTGCAGTGGTAAATAAAATCAATGCAGATTATGTTTCTCAAAGTGATATGAATCAAAGTATAATGTTTTTTCAGTCTGAAATTTCAAAAGTCCAACAAGACAATAAAACATCTTTAAAACCATTGATTATCAATGATAACAACAAAACTCAGATAAATCAAGAATTAAACACTACTGATGATAATGCAACCCAAGAAGTAGTTAAAATCAAAGATGATAGTTGGAAAAAATTACAATCAAATGAAATTTTAAAGAAAGCAATTGATGAAGTAAATAAAAATCAATTTGATGATGCAAAAGAAAAATTTGAACACTTAATAAGCATCCATTATAAACCTGCTAGATCTACTTTTTGGTTAGGTGAAATTCAATACAAACAGCAAGATTATGCAGGTGCATTAGGGTTTTATAAAAAGAGTTCAGCTATAAGCACTAAAGGTGATTATGTACCAAAATTGCTTTATCATACGGCAATTAGTTTGGATAAAGTTGGAGATACAAAATCAGCAAATAAATTTTACAAAGCTTTAAAAACAGCTTATCCAGATAGTCCTGAAGCAAAAGCTTCGCCAGATAGAAAATAA